From a single Osmerus eperlanus chromosome 8, fOsmEpe2.1, whole genome shotgun sequence genomic region:
- the stxbp6l gene encoding syntaxin binding protein 6 (amisyn), like, which produces MTIQSAINKEVFVPRDERMLVAVEVKRRKRKRVSFLPTGGKGDYATYICLSVTNKRPAQLLVTKVKKFSGSSSFTRRSQWIIEQLRQVNGINPNKDCPEFDLVFDNAFDQWMASSAAEKCIFIQIMYHACQTYWQGKEGRVAQESKASREGEGAQVGTVAREGLVQEDVKGQSTLLHPKGQKTPGQKKSKTGLRKTEFVNCQSKLTGDACTMNLVIYRCRVFFKRMKNMVSNQGRPLSRGLQHPGDQRLPRSGMGSVVQKASLALTERGRRLSRAEDKTVDLMYRAQQFADTAHKLSLKKN; this is translated from the exons aaagagtATCCTTCCTACCcacaggaggaaagggggattATGCTACATACATCTGCCTGTCAG tGACCAATAAGAGGCCAGCTCAGCTCCTCGTGACCAAGGTCAAGAAGTTTAGTGGCTCTTCCTCCTTTACCAGGCGCTCTCAGTGGATCATTGAGCAGCTTCGCCAGGTCAACGGCATCAACCCCAACAAG GACTGTCCAGAGTTTGATCTCGTGTTTGACAATGCCTTCGACCAGTGGATGGCCAGCTCAGCAGCTGAGAAGTGCATCTTCATCCAGATTATGTACCATGCCTGTCAGACCTACTGGCAGGGCAAGGAGGGCAGAGTGGCCCAAGAAAGCAAGGCGAGCAGGGAGGGCGAAGGTGCCCAGGTGGGCACTGTGGCCAGGGAAGGTTTGGTGCAGGAGGATGTAAAGGGCCAAAGCACTCTACTGCATCCAAAAGGTCAAAAGACTCCTGGCCAGAAGAAAAGCAAAACTGGGCTCAGAAAAACAGAGTTTGTCAACTGTCAGTCTAAACTGACCGGAG ATGCCTGCACCATGAACCTGGTCATCTACCGCTGCAGGGTCTTCTTTAAACGTATGAAGAACATGGTCTCAAACCAAGGGCGCCCTCTGAGCAGAG gTTTACAGCACCCTGGTGACCAGAGGCTCCCGAGGAGCGGTATGGGTAGTGTAGTTCAGAAGGCCAGTCTGGCTCTGACGGAGCGCGGCAGGAGACTGAGCCGTGCTGAGGACAAGACTGTGGACCTGATGTACAGAGCCCAACAGTTTGCAGACACTGCCCACAAG CTGTCCCTGAAGAAGAACTAA